Proteins encoded by one window of Methanobacterium sp. CWC-01:
- a CDS encoding NAD(P)/FAD-dependent oxidoreductase, with amino-acid sequence MNRNQKKAVIIGAGPAGLTAAYELLDKTDIKPIIYEATDSIGGISKTVDYKGNRIDIGGHRFFSKSDRVMEWWQNILPLQGSPARDDSILGRKVPLAIASKKKAIGSSEIITGHAPDPENDNKVMLNRSRLSRIFFTRKFFDYPVTLNWKTIANLGLKSTIKIGLSYFKASFAPIDPEESLEDFFINRFGRELYLTFFKDYTEKVWGVPCNQINADWGAQRVKGLSVKKAISHAVKEGLPRQNTEDLTQKKVETSLIGQFMYPKYGPGQMWEEVARMITTAGGRLNLLNRVVGIETEKDQVQAVLVKDEVTGEQIRVEADYFFSTMPVQDLVNSFQGEIPHEVKDIAEGLMYRDFITVGLLVDDMKIKNETPMETINNIVPDNWIYIQERDVKLGRLQIFNNWSPYLVSDQDKIWIGLEYFCFEGDEMWNMKDEDFTSFAISELSKIDIIDEEAVNDSVVIRVPKTYPAYFGSYQRFGEIREFTDQFKNLFLIGRNGMHRYNNMDHSMLTAMLAVENIIDDVDTKDNLWSINAEEEYHEEKN; translated from the coding sequence ATGAATAGGAATCAAAAAAAGGCGGTTATAATAGGTGCAGGACCTGCAGGGCTTACTGCAGCCTACGAACTTCTTGATAAAACTGATATTAAACCGATTATATATGAAGCAACTGACTCGATTGGTGGTATATCTAAAACAGTGGATTATAAGGGTAACCGCATTGATATTGGTGGGCACCGGTTTTTTTCAAAGTCGGATCGGGTCATGGAGTGGTGGCAGAACATACTACCCCTCCAGGGGAGTCCAGCTAGGGATGATTCAATATTGGGAAGAAAGGTTCCCCTTGCTATAGCAAGTAAAAAAAAGGCAATTGGATCATCAGAAATTATAACTGGCCATGCACCAGACCCTGAAAACGATAATAAGGTAATGCTGAATCGAAGCAGGCTATCCCGAATTTTTTTCACCCGCAAATTCTTTGATTACCCGGTGACCCTGAACTGGAAAACCATAGCAAACTTAGGCCTTAAAAGTACCATTAAAATTGGTTTAAGCTACTTTAAAGCCTCATTTGCACCTATTGATCCTGAAGAATCTTTAGAGGACTTCTTCATCAACCGTTTTGGACGGGAACTGTACCTAACCTTCTTCAAAGATTACACCGAAAAGGTTTGGGGGGTACCCTGTAATCAGATCAACGCTGACTGGGGGGCACAAAGGGTAAAAGGACTGTCCGTAAAGAAGGCCATTAGCCATGCCGTGAAGGAGGGCCTACCCCGACAGAACACTGAAGACCTAACCCAGAAAAAAGTGGAAACCAGTCTCATTGGCCAGTTTATGTACCCTAAATATGGTCCAGGTCAAATGTGGGAGGAGGTGGCCCGGATGATCACCACTGCTGGTGGTCGATTGAATCTTCTTAACCGTGTGGTTGGAATAGAAACCGAGAAAGACCAAGTGCAGGCAGTCCTGGTTAAGGATGAGGTAACGGGTGAGCAGATACGGGTCGAGGCAGACTACTTTTTTTCCACCATGCCGGTCCAGGATCTGGTAAATTCTTTCCAGGGAGAAATCCCCCATGAGGTTAAGGATATTGCAGAGGGACTGATGTACCGTGATTTCATAACGGTGGGGTTGCTGGTGGATGATATGAAGATCAAAAATGAAACTCCAATGGAAACCATCAACAACATCGTCCCCGATAACTGGATATACATCCAGGAACGGGATGTGAAGTTGGGAAGACTGCAGATATTCAATAACTGGAGTCCCTACTTGGTATCGGACCAGGATAAGATCTGGATAGGATTAGAATATTTTTGTTTCGAGGGTGATGAAATGTGGAATATGAAAGATGAGGATTTCACCTCCTTTGCCATTTCAGAACTTTCCAAAATAGATATCATTGATGAAGAAGCCGTGAATGATAGTGTGGTGATCCGGGTACCCAAGACGTACCCTGCCTATTTTGGCAGCTACCAACGTTTCGGTGAGATAAGAGAATTCACAGACCAGTTCAAAAACTTATTCTTAATAGGAAGGAATGGAATGCACCGTTACAACAACATGGACCACTCCATGCTTACCGCCATGCTGGCCGTGGAGAACATCATCGATGATGTGGATACCAAAGACAACTTATGGTCCATAAACGCCGAAGAAGAATACCACGAAGAAAAAAATTAG